A single genomic interval of Armatimonadota bacterium harbors:
- a CDS encoding DUF4365 domain-containing protein translates to MPIRTREHELEDESRKAFSAVLPSGWTFSRVDNDYGLDGVVELFDKGQTTGHLFWVQLKATDEVNQNKALKLRVSLEHCHYYRSLEMPVLIVRYLASSCRLFVKWFCKVSFRHARASAKTVGLSLAAADEWTARTLEEIRVDLELLRVLKEGMPRAFKLSLAAPDLDPQARYGALNSIRRRTSQSNLTPTLVDGDASDALVRIFIGDGSITVWVTIRRSFRIPIRQSHLDPTTGGEAIAADVLTMAGLLIGFWHRLPGGELIASNVLDSSFVSPSLMCSNLAISLASVGRSDDAVKLLTRLVELHCVEASYWVITAFLIAGLDGPEAMEPALALVRSIGARIEHSLGSKFASTLEYSVGNRIRAEHPELALECYLLAAQLDPSYKERAYWHSELGGILFLLGEFVAAARAYLQAQVIQEEPADFGKCADALLFAGFYDDAKGFFLRAGPIPEWRLKVLLLDMIAAEGFPSTQRRHLDAEYRWPALKGDEQARVGIIRKCMAQDALSPRAWVWLSEHTAGRPPNHQADCLTAAAVSSMYDPVLWCRALVVTIDALGLDSERTADLIACACFLNRSAMLDTALAMKRDGVPMDDEVLRRLSEELAGLDGPDEAPILIRQVHEDGTYTEMG, encoded by the coding sequence ATGCCAATTCGCACGCGAGAGCACGAGCTCGAAGACGAGAGCCGCAAGGCTTTCTCTGCCGTCCTACCGTCGGGGTGGACGTTCAGCCGCGTCGACAACGACTATGGCCTTGACGGAGTCGTCGAGCTGTTTGACAAGGGTCAAACCACTGGTCATCTCTTCTGGGTTCAGCTGAAGGCAACGGACGAAGTCAATCAAAACAAGGCGCTCAAACTGAGGGTCTCGCTAGAGCATTGCCACTACTACAGATCGCTTGAGATGCCCGTCCTTATTGTTCGTTACTTGGCATCCTCATGTCGGCTCTTTGTCAAGTGGTTCTGCAAAGTGAGTTTTCGACACGCTCGGGCCAGCGCCAAAACGGTCGGACTATCGCTTGCTGCAGCCGACGAGTGGACGGCGAGAACCCTCGAAGAGATTCGGGTTGATCTCGAGCTACTGCGCGTGCTCAAGGAAGGCATGCCACGGGCGTTTAAGCTTTCTCTCGCGGCTCCCGATCTGGATCCCCAAGCCCGGTACGGAGCCCTGAATTCCATCCGTCGACGAACGTCCCAAAGCAACTTGACACCGACTCTGGTTGACGGGGACGCGAGCGACGCACTAGTGAGGATATTTATTGGGGATGGCTCTATCACCGTCTGGGTCACGATTCGACGTAGCTTCCGCATACCGATCCGTCAGAGCCACCTCGATCCAACGACCGGTGGCGAAGCGATCGCGGCCGATGTGTTGACCATGGCGGGGCTTCTCATTGGATTCTGGCACCGCCTACCAGGGGGTGAGCTCATCGCCAGTAACGTGCTGGATTCGTCCTTTGTCTCGCCTAGTCTGATGTGCAGCAACCTTGCGATTTCGCTTGCCTCTGTTGGGCGGTCGGACGACGCCGTGAAGCTACTCACACGTTTGGTGGAGCTGCATTGTGTTGAGGCTTCGTATTGGGTTATCACAGCGTTTCTTATCGCCGGTCTCGACGGGCCCGAGGCAATGGAGCCCGCACTCGCGCTTGTGCGAAGCATCGGAGCCCGCATAGAACACAGCCTGGGCAGCAAATTCGCCTCAACCCTAGAGTACAGCGTAGGGAACCGAATCCGGGCTGAGCACCCGGAGCTGGCCTTGGAGTGCTATCTTCTTGCCGCCCAGCTCGATCCAAGCTATAAGGAGCGCGCATATTGGCACTCTGAACTGGGCGGGATACTCTTTCTCCTAGGTGAGTTCGTTGCGGCGGCGAGGGCGTACTTGCAGGCCCAAGTCATCCAGGAGGAACCAGCCGACTTCGGCAAATGCGCCGACGCGTTGTTGTTTGCGGGCTTCTATGACGATGCGAAGGGATTCTTCCTAAGGGCCGGGCCAATTCCCGAATGGCGTCTTAAAGTACTCCTGTTGGACATGATTGCTGCCGAGGGGTTTCCAAGTACGCAGCGGCGGCACTTAGACGCCGAGTACCGTTGGCCGGCCTTGAAGGGGGATGAGCAAGCAAGAGTAGGGATCATCCGTAAATGCATGGCCCAAGACGCCCTATCGCCACGCGCCTGGGTATGGCTCAGTGAGCACACAGCTGGTCGTCCGCCTAACCACCAAGCCGACTGCCTGACCGCGGCCGCGGTCAGTTCAATGTATGACCCTGTGCTTTGGTGCAGGGCCCTCGTTGTTACGATCGACGCTCTTGGTTTAGACAGCGAGAGAACCGCCGATTTGATTGCCTGCGCATGTTTCCTAAATCGAAGTGCAATGTTGGACACTGCGTTGGCCATGAAGCGCGATGGCGTCCCGATGGATGACGAGGTTCTCCGACGCCTCAGTGAAGAGCTCGCAGGCTTGGACGGCCCTGACGAGGCTCCAATTCTCATTAGGCAGGTGCACGAAGATGGTACCTACACCGAAATGGGGTAA
- a CDS encoding prepilin-type N-terminal cleavage/methylation domain-containing protein → MKHRAFTLIELLVVIAIIAILAAILFPVFTQAKQAAGKTMCLSNTKQLSVAARLYMDDNEGALFRHHEDWVLDDGTLTVDLPATADQCQGGGFGNSQAEKPWAVIFQPYAKSRAVAYCPHDPTAKSREPATSIEDYNGGIETIGTECDIAPKGEHCQAERNNLTMWSYLLNSVFTHKSCRYALEGVISGFATDSALAGLADPNLILFSERNSEGFADPDSGFHAIAQDDYDAWAGEAALVQWGAGSRPREGWIKFDRHNGGANYIYADGHSKWLRWGRARLDQFPDHKVRYPLNDPPR, encoded by the coding sequence ATGAAACACCGCGCCTTTACTCTGATCGAACTTCTCGTCGTCATCGCGATCATCGCGATCCTCGCTGCGATCCTCTTCCCTGTCTTTACCCAGGCGAAACAGGCCGCAGGCAAGACCATGTGCCTGTCGAACACGAAGCAACTGTCCGTGGCCGCCCGTCTCTACATGGACGATAACGAAGGCGCCCTTTTCCGCCACCACGAAGACTGGGTGCTCGACGACGGTACGCTGACGGTCGACCTTCCTGCGACCGCTGACCAGTGTCAAGGCGGCGGTTTCGGCAACAGCCAGGCCGAAAAGCCTTGGGCCGTGATTTTCCAACCCTACGCCAAGTCACGCGCCGTCGCCTACTGCCCACACGACCCCACCGCCAAGAGCCGAGAGCCGGCGACCTCGATCGAAGACTATAACGGCGGCATCGAGACGATCGGCACGGAGTGCGACATCGCTCCGAAGGGCGAACACTGCCAGGCCGAACGGAACAACCTGACGATGTGGAGCTACCTCCTCAACAGCGTGTTCACCCATAAGTCCTGCCGCTATGCCTTGGAAGGGGTCATTTCCGGCTTTGCGACCGATTCCGCCCTCGCCGGATTGGCCGATCCGAACCTCATCCTGTTCTCTGAAAGGAACTCCGAAGGCTTCGCCGATCCGGACAGCGGTTTCCACGCCATCGCCCAAGACGACTACGACGCCTGGGCCGGCGAAGCCGCTCTCGTCCAATGGGGCGCGGGCAGCCGGCCTCGCGAAGGCTGGATCAAGTTCGACCGTCACAACGGCGGGGCCAACTACATCTATGCCGACGGACATTCCAAATGGCTCCGGTGGGGCCGGGCCCGTCTCGACCAGTTCCCAGACCACAAGGTCCGCTATCCCCTCAACGACCCTCCCCGCTGA
- a CDS encoding YlxR family protein, whose translation MCRARRPAAGLTRVKFEVGWVVDGPAKGRGAYCCPAPACLEGVTKKGRLARALKRNFSDAELATLAEALGSGPE comes from the coding sequence GTGTGCCGGGCGCGACGTCCGGCCGCGGGACTGACGCGCGTCAAGTTTGAGGTCGGTTGGGTGGTGGACGGCCCTGCGAAGGGTCGGGGCGCTTACTGTTGTCCCGCACCCGCGTGTCTTGAAGGCGTGACGAAGAAGGGACGGTTGGCGCGGGCCTTGAAGCGGAACTTCAGTGACGCGGAACTCGCCACCTTGGCCGAGGCCCTCGGCTCCGGACCGGAGTGA
- a CDS encoding tetratricopeptide repeat protein produces MKTSTVILALVSLTIAGCAPQGPTEARRLDLKRVQAQGDSRADRMIAAAQKFVARHPDKAKGYNDLGQALMQRAREHSALDDYAGALAAFENAVALEPKDPVSLHNLAWCWTMFHSFDKARDLADKALAQNPIDPFAYGVKFDSEMELGRYKEAGASAQKMLDLRPDLASYSRAAQYRWSLGDAKGAVLLMEKAADAGAPFGENTLWCMTQVGDLAFKTGNVAAAGRAYQRALDRDPQYRHALFGMGRVRFSQRKDDEGMDFFAKALDQKCPALYRIEYASLLAKAGRRDEAAKQHQMVDDIIKEHLSYGIHGDEVVQAENWLAQGIKLKEALELMTSEAKEHTNWQTYSALAWAQLANGRSSDAAATIRKGLASGVQEPVLWARAGRIAEAAGQVDEGRTRLAAAENLSPYLASLVESPATKVASR; encoded by the coding sequence ATGAAGACCTCCACCGTCATCCTTGCCCTTGTTTCGCTGACCATCGCCGGTTGCGCCCCCCAAGGTCCGACCGAAGCCCGCCGACTCGATCTCAAGCGCGTCCAAGCCCAAGGCGACAGCCGTGCCGACCGCATGATCGCCGCTGCCCAGAAGTTCGTCGCACGTCATCCGGACAAGGCGAAGGGATACAACGACCTTGGTCAGGCCCTGATGCAGCGCGCCCGTGAACACTCGGCGCTCGACGACTATGCAGGTGCATTGGCCGCGTTCGAAAACGCGGTCGCACTCGAACCGAAAGACCCCGTGTCGCTCCACAACCTCGCATGGTGCTGGACGATGTTCCACAGTTTCGACAAAGCTCGCGACCTTGCGGACAAGGCCCTCGCCCAGAACCCGATCGATCCCTTCGCCTACGGCGTGAAGTTCGACAGCGAAATGGAACTCGGCCGCTATAAGGAAGCCGGAGCCTCGGCGCAGAAAATGCTCGACCTCCGACCGGACCTGGCCAGCTACAGTCGTGCTGCGCAGTACCGGTGGTCATTGGGCGACGCCAAAGGCGCGGTCCTGCTCATGGAAAAGGCGGCGGATGCCGGCGCCCCCTTCGGCGAGAACACGCTCTGGTGCATGACCCAGGTGGGCGACCTAGCCTTCAAGACCGGCAACGTCGCGGCGGCGGGTCGCGCCTATCAGCGCGCTCTCGATCGCGATCCTCAGTACCGGCACGCGCTCTTCGGTATGGGACGGGTGCGCTTCTCGCAAAGGAAGGACGACGAAGGCATGGACTTCTTCGCCAAGGCTCTCGATCAGAAGTGCCCTGCACTCTACAGGATCGAATACGCCTCGCTCCTCGCCAAAGCCGGCCGCCGTGACGAAGCCGCCAAGCAGCATCAGATGGTCGACGACATCATCAAGGAGCACTTGTCCTACGGCATCCATGGCGACGAGGTCGTCCAGGCGGAGAACTGGCTCGCCCAAGGCATTAAGCTCAAGGAAGCCCTTGAGCTGATGACGTCGGAAGCGAAGGAGCACACCAACTGGCAGACCTATAGCGCCCTTGCCTGGGCCCAGCTCGCCAACGGCCGATCGTCTGACGCCGCCGCGACGATCAGGAAGGGCCTTGCGAGCGGAGTACAGGAACCCGTGCTGTGGGCCCGCGCCGGTCGGATCGCAGAAGCCGCGGGCCAGGTCGACGAAGGCCGCACCCGCCTCGCCGCCGCCGAGAACCTTAGTCCGTATCTCGCCTCGCTCGTCGAATCGCCGGCGACAAAAGTCGCCTCGCGCTGA
- the ispH gene encoding 4-hydroxy-3-methylbut-2-enyl diphosphate reductase, with amino-acid sequence MPLETILLAAPRGFCAGVAYAIEVVELALKAHGTPLYVRHAIVHNEWVVKSLERRGVVFVEDVAEIPDGSVVVFSAHGVSPEVRRQAQVKGLQVIDATCPLVTKVHNEARRYGEKGYLMVYIGHAGHVEAEGTMGEAPDRMILVQTPQEAEALVLPAHDRLAVVTQTTLSVSEVQAILDVLHRRFPHIEKPAKEDICYATTNRQAAVQELAQRADRVVVVGSPTSSNSNRLREVAESCGTPAVLIMSPDELDPSWALEHRTIGVTSGASTPETLVEEILGALLEASPEAQVEIVETVKEKVEFRPSRDLVRLAMSAP; translated from the coding sequence ATGCCCCTTGAAACCATCCTTCTCGCCGCCCCCCGCGGGTTTTGCGCCGGGGTCGCCTACGCGATCGAAGTGGTCGAACTCGCCCTGAAGGCGCACGGCACGCCGCTTTACGTCCGCCACGCCATCGTCCACAACGAGTGGGTCGTCAAGAGCCTGGAGCGCCGCGGGGTCGTCTTCGTCGAAGACGTCGCCGAAATCCCCGACGGCTCGGTCGTCGTCTTCTCCGCCCATGGCGTGTCCCCCGAAGTGAGGCGACAAGCCCAGGTCAAGGGGCTCCAAGTCATCGACGCGACCTGCCCCCTCGTCACGAAAGTCCACAACGAAGCCCGCCGCTATGGAGAAAAGGGCTACCTCATGGTCTACATCGGACATGCCGGACACGTCGAGGCCGAAGGCACGATGGGCGAGGCCCCCGACCGGATGATCCTGGTCCAGACGCCCCAAGAGGCCGAAGCCCTCGTCTTACCTGCGCACGACCGACTGGCCGTCGTCACCCAGACGACGCTCAGCGTTTCCGAAGTCCAGGCCATCCTCGATGTGCTCCACAGACGGTTCCCCCATATCGAGAAGCCCGCCAAGGAAGACATCTGTTACGCGACGACCAACCGCCAGGCCGCCGTCCAAGAGCTGGCCCAACGCGCCGACCGGGTCGTCGTCGTCGGTTCGCCGACGTCCTCGAACTCCAACCGGCTCCGCGAAGTCGCGGAATCGTGCGGGACGCCGGCCGTCCTGATCATGTCGCCGGACGAATTGGACCCTTCTTGGGCCCTCGAGCACCGGACGATCGGCGTGACGAGTGGCGCTTCGACTCCGGAGACCCTGGTCGAAGAGATCCTCGGAGCGCTATTGGAAGCCAGCCCCGAGGCTCAGGTCGAAATCGTCGAAACCGTCAAAGAAAAGGTCGAGTTCCGACCGTCACGTGACCTTGTCCGACTCGCAATGAGCGCGCCTTGA
- a CDS encoding DUF4331 domain-containing protein: MKPLIRWTGAALAALVGTNAMAASHSDAPMMVLDPAANITDVYAFVRNNAQGVKVLNLAMNVNPLEDPGNGVIFDKFAEDVIYQINIAKPVKQGNDYVFEGTPSITYTFKFRTTYKNKNTILSFGLGTEAGPILSTDDPRQNATQTYTCILTRGGQTINLGDGQVLKCPPVNVGPRTTPKYYDNGGNRLQGASTFNDLPQYVQETVFTLNDGTKVFAGQREDGFYADTPAIFDFLGVRQTGKDGFSGTNVHSIDLQIPISQIIGEGEYPVIGVFGNTFRQSFKIAENSEQNTRFGGWVQVSRMGNPLFNETLVALADKDRYNQNPPTTDVARFKKYAENCELAFLLNAVLGTNFQVNNRTDLVGFFIPDVLKVDLSTPSVPLPGDAGYSRLSVFGGDTVTSGFSGQPVASGWPNGRRFGDDVVDIALTAIASGPSYQTITPVGDNMNANDTVYDRVFPYGGTPWGGPGTTLHD; encoded by the coding sequence ATGAAACCCTTGATCCGATGGACCGGAGCGGCGCTCGCGGCCCTCGTCGGGACGAACGCAATGGCCGCAAGCCACAGCGACGCTCCGATGATGGTGCTCGACCCTGCCGCCAACATCACCGACGTCTACGCCTTCGTCAGGAACAACGCCCAAGGCGTCAAGGTCCTGAACCTTGCGATGAACGTCAACCCGCTCGAAGACCCGGGCAACGGCGTCATCTTCGACAAGTTCGCCGAAGACGTCATCTACCAGATCAATATCGCCAAGCCCGTCAAGCAAGGCAACGACTACGTCTTCGAGGGCACTCCCTCGATCACCTATACGTTCAAGTTCCGCACGACTTACAAGAACAAGAACACGATCCTCAGCTTTGGTCTCGGCACAGAGGCAGGCCCGATCCTCAGCACCGACGATCCCCGTCAGAACGCGACGCAGACGTACACCTGCATCCTGACGAGGGGCGGCCAGACGATCAATCTCGGAGACGGTCAGGTCCTCAAGTGCCCGCCCGTCAACGTCGGCCCGCGCACGACGCCGAAGTACTACGACAACGGCGGCAACCGCCTCCAAGGCGCGTCGACCTTCAACGACCTTCCCCAATACGTCCAAGAGACCGTCTTCACGTTGAACGACGGCACGAAGGTGTTCGCAGGTCAGCGGGAAGACGGGTTCTACGCCGATACTCCCGCGATTTTCGACTTCCTTGGCGTGCGCCAAACGGGGAAGGACGGTTTCTCGGGGACCAACGTCCACTCGATCGACCTGCAGATCCCCATCTCGCAGATCATCGGTGAAGGCGAATACCCCGTCATCGGCGTCTTCGGGAACACCTTCCGCCAGAGCTTCAAAATCGCCGAGAACTCCGAGCAGAACACGCGGTTCGGCGGATGGGTGCAAGTCTCGCGCATGGGTAACCCTCTGTTCAACGAGACCCTCGTCGCCCTCGCTGACAAAGACCGCTACAACCAGAACCCTCCGACGACCGATGTCGCCCGGTTCAAGAAGTACGCGGAGAACTGCGAACTGGCCTTTCTCCTCAATGCCGTCCTTGGCACGAACTTCCAGGTGAACAACCGCACCGACCTGGTCGGGTTCTTCATCCCGGACGTGCTCAAGGTCGATCTCTCGACCCCGTCCGTCCCGCTCCCGGGTGACGCGGGCTACAGCCGATTGAGCGTCTTCGGCGGCGACACCGTCACGAGCGGCTTCTCCGGGCAACCCGTCGCCTCGGGTTGGCCGAACGGACGGCGTTTCGGCGACGACGTCGTCGACATCGCCCTGACGGCCATCGCAAGCGGCCCGAGCTATCAGACGATCACACCCGTCGGCGACAACATGAACGCCAACGACACGGTCTACGACAGGGTCTTCCCCTATGGCGGCACGCCTTGGGGCGGCCCGGGGACGACGCTCCACGACTGA
- the folB gene encoding dihydroneopterin aldolase → MYEVVVRGLHAYGYHGVSENEQELGHRLTLDLTVWAEGEAPTTDHVRDTVDYIRLAQTALDASSERKYRTLEALSRAIADRVLADFPLVRKVEVRTMKPLPPAPVVVDSVGVTMTVERHAP, encoded by the coding sequence GTGTACGAAGTGGTCGTCAGAGGCCTTCACGCCTACGGATATCACGGCGTTTCCGAGAACGAACAGGAGTTGGGGCACAGACTGACCCTCGACCTCACGGTCTGGGCCGAAGGCGAGGCCCCGACGACCGACCACGTCCGCGATACCGTCGATTACATCCGCCTCGCGCAGACCGCCCTCGACGCGTCCTCGGAAAGGAAGTACCGGACCCTGGAAGCCCTGTCCCGGGCCATCGCCGACCGCGTCCTCGCGGACTTTCCATTGGTCCGGAAGGTCGAAGTCCGAACGATGAAGCCTTTGCCCCCCGCGCCCGTCGTCGTCGACTCGGTCGGCGTCACAATGACCGTCGAGCGCCATGCCCCTTGA
- the nusA gene encoding transcription termination/antitermination protein NusA, with protein sequence MDILNELKQIATEREIPLEELKVELEQALAVAYKKFKASSGDAIVRLDATKKSGAVVEKEVVGEVLDFATQIGVDAARRNNPDAQVGDFVAIEIDPNTFGRIAAQTFKQVLQQKLREVELRRVHEQFSDQIGEVVSGLVARREESNVMIQVNRHEVELPKREQVPTDDYRPNERIKVYVLKIDEGFRGFKIIVSRSHPNLLRKLVELEVPEVSEGIVEIMSVAREPGQRSKVAVLSHDERIDAVGACVGQRGARIQAIMDELRPEKVDVVPFSADAKTFIMNALSPAKVNSIRMDMENRSAYVIVPDTQLSLAIGRGGQNVRLAARLTEWKIDIRSEAQAADEAREARQAKPEAAVPVDAKPE encoded by the coding sequence ATGGACATTCTGAACGAACTGAAACAGATCGCGACGGAGCGAGAGATCCCACTCGAAGAGCTCAAGGTCGAACTGGAGCAGGCACTGGCCGTCGCCTATAAGAAGTTCAAAGCGAGCAGCGGCGACGCGATCGTGCGTCTGGACGCGACGAAGAAGAGCGGGGCGGTCGTCGAGAAAGAGGTCGTGGGAGAGGTCCTCGATTTTGCGACGCAGATCGGCGTGGACGCGGCGAGACGGAACAATCCGGACGCCCAGGTCGGCGATTTCGTCGCGATCGAGATCGATCCGAACACGTTCGGCCGTATCGCAGCCCAGACGTTCAAGCAGGTCCTCCAACAGAAGTTGCGCGAGGTCGAACTGCGCCGGGTCCACGAGCAGTTCAGCGACCAGATCGGCGAGGTCGTGAGCGGTCTTGTGGCCCGACGAGAGGAGTCGAACGTGATGATCCAAGTGAACCGTCACGAAGTCGAACTGCCGAAAAGGGAGCAAGTCCCGACGGACGACTATCGTCCGAACGAGCGCATCAAAGTCTATGTCCTGAAGATCGACGAAGGCTTCCGCGGGTTCAAGATCATCGTGAGCCGGTCCCATCCGAACCTGCTCCGTAAACTTGTCGAGCTCGAGGTTCCCGAGGTTTCAGAGGGCATCGTCGAGATCATGAGCGTCGCCCGAGAACCGGGTCAACGGTCAAAGGTCGCGGTGCTGAGCCACGACGAGCGCATCGACGCGGTCGGCGCCTGTGTCGGGCAGCGGGGCGCGCGCATCCAGGCGATCATGGACGAACTGCGGCCCGAAAAGGTCGACGTCGTGCCGTTCAGTGCGGACGCGAAGACGTTCATCATGAACGCACTCAGTCCTGCGAAAGTGAATTCGATCAGGATGGACATGGAGAACCGGAGCGCCTATGTGATCGTTCCGGACACCCAGCTCTCGCTTGCGATCGGCCGTGGGGGCCAAAACGTCCGCCTGGCTGCCCGGTTGACGGAATGGAAGATCGACATCCGATCTGAGGCCCAGGCGGCCGACGAAGCCCGAGAGGCGCGGCAGGCGAAACCCGAAGCCGCCGTCCCCGTCGATGCGAAGCCAGAGTGA